The following proteins are co-located in the Paludibaculum fermentans genome:
- a CDS encoding transglutaminase TgpA family protein, which translates to MAARRTVGFEESAIRRFFEASLLGMLLSGYCALLLGQGLNGGAVDAPSAALAGMALVLRVFLVAGWWKVNVASRWVTAVTLLYIGFYPVDYLYISRDFLRATVHMVFFVAIVKVLTATRPRDFFFLKIIAFLELLAASILSTNLTFFVFLTLFLLCTVATFASTEILKAREGRKLVTLGIGAFGKRLGWITGLTTTGILFVTMALFFVLPRTARAALERLLPGRQSVSGFASEVTLGQVGEIRRQSTVVMHVRFEDGYNPPSLKWRGSALSEFNNWKWYNTRSAGRELRPEMGLLKLADDEHLQQSYKRVTYEVVLNSPGGDSIFVAGTPEYLRVPSKLVLEMPNGSFRVPFIDPDGFRYVVHASFGWQPLNTRMAGGPRLSAAAHAALERLPENDRNFHLRLPPLDKRVTALAQAITAGAKTDAERARAIEQYLRNNFRYSLTPLEHEVEDPLATFLFERRQGHCEYFASAMAVMLRAVWVPSRVATGFQSGSYNPLSGWSVIRASDAHSWVEAFIPGQGWTTFDPTPSDPNLAAGGPLSQLALWSDAVEMFWQEWVLGYDLDRQLTLALRMEQSRHRLSLDWLSPFWHSLSKATQGATSVNPRAYAGVFIAIVCLVMLAVCWPRIRAWRIRWVGRNRLLRGEADSHDAALIYLEMLKQLKRRGVEKPPSWTPSEFARSVRSEGLAEIVKEFTAVYNALRFGGRKDDAARLATLLEQIEHLP; encoded by the coding sequence CCGGCGGTTTTTCGAAGCATCCCTGCTGGGCATGCTGTTGAGCGGATACTGCGCGCTGCTGCTGGGCCAGGGCCTGAACGGCGGAGCTGTCGACGCGCCTAGCGCCGCGCTGGCCGGCATGGCACTGGTGCTGCGCGTCTTCCTGGTGGCCGGCTGGTGGAAGGTGAACGTGGCCTCACGCTGGGTGACGGCGGTCACCCTGCTCTACATCGGTTTTTATCCGGTCGACTACCTGTACATCTCCCGCGACTTCCTGCGCGCCACGGTCCACATGGTGTTCTTTGTGGCCATCGTGAAGGTATTGACGGCCACCCGGCCGCGCGACTTCTTTTTCCTGAAGATCATCGCGTTTCTGGAACTGCTGGCAGCCTCCATCCTGTCCACGAATCTCACGTTCTTCGTCTTTCTCACGTTGTTCCTGCTGTGTACGGTGGCGACCTTCGCCAGCACGGAGATCCTGAAAGCGCGCGAGGGCCGGAAGCTGGTCACCCTGGGGATTGGCGCCTTCGGGAAAAGGCTCGGCTGGATTACCGGCCTGACCACGACGGGCATCCTGTTCGTCACCATGGCGCTGTTCTTCGTGCTGCCGCGTACCGCGCGGGCGGCGTTGGAACGGCTGCTGCCGGGGCGGCAAAGCGTATCGGGCTTCGCCAGCGAGGTGACGCTGGGGCAGGTGGGTGAGATCCGCCGGCAGAGTACGGTGGTGATGCATGTCCGGTTTGAAGACGGTTACAACCCGCCCAGCCTGAAGTGGCGCGGCAGCGCCTTGTCGGAGTTCAACAACTGGAAGTGGTACAACACGCGCAGTGCCGGACGCGAATTGCGTCCGGAGATGGGTTTGCTCAAGCTGGCGGACGACGAGCACCTGCAGCAGAGCTACAAGCGGGTGACCTACGAGGTGGTGCTGAACTCGCCCGGCGGGGATTCCATCTTTGTGGCGGGTACGCCGGAGTACTTGCGTGTGCCGTCCAAACTGGTACTGGAGATGCCAAACGGCAGCTTCCGCGTTCCGTTCATCGACCCGGACGGCTTCCGGTATGTGGTGCACGCGTCTTTTGGCTGGCAGCCGCTGAACACCCGGATGGCGGGCGGGCCGCGGTTGTCGGCGGCTGCCCATGCGGCGCTGGAACGATTGCCGGAGAACGACCGGAATTTCCACCTCCGCCTGCCGCCCCTCGACAAGCGGGTGACGGCGTTGGCCCAAGCGATCACCGCGGGCGCCAAAACGGATGCGGAGCGGGCGCGGGCGATCGAACAGTACCTGAGGAACAACTTTCGCTACTCGCTGACGCCGCTGGAACACGAAGTGGAGGATCCGCTGGCGACCTTCCTGTTCGAGCGCCGGCAGGGGCATTGCGAGTACTTCGCCTCGGCCATGGCTGTGATGCTGCGCGCCGTCTGGGTGCCGTCCCGGGTGGCCACGGGCTTCCAGAGCGGCAGCTACAACCCCCTGAGCGGATGGAGTGTGATCCGCGCCTCCGATGCCCACAGTTGGGTGGAGGCCTTCATCCCCGGCCAAGGCTGGACGACCTTTGATCCGACTCCTTCCGACCCGAACCTGGCGGCCGGCGGCCCGCTTTCGCAGCTCGCGCTGTGGTCCGACGCCGTTGAGATGTTCTGGCAGGAGTGGGTGCTGGGTTACGATCTGGACCGGCAGTTGACGCTGGCGTTGCGCATGGAACAGTCGCGGCACCGGCTGAGTCTCGACTGGCTATCGCCCTTTTGGCACAGCCTCTCCAAAGCGACACAAGGGGCCACATCTGTTAACCCGCGCGCCTACGCCGGCGTGTTCATCGCGATTGTGTGCCTGGTGATGCTGGCGGTCTGCTGGCCGCGCATCCGGGCGTGGCGCATCCGCTGGGTGGGCCGCAATCGCCTGCTGCGCGGGGAGGCCGATTCGCACGACGCCGCTCTGATCTACCTGGAGATGCTGAAGCAACTGAAGCGGCGGGGGGTGGAGAA